The proteins below are encoded in one region of Polynucleobacter sp. AP-Elch-400A-B2:
- a CDS encoding quinone-dependent dihydroorotate dehydrogenase: protein MIDSYPLLRSWLFSLDPEQAHNLTMSNLDRAERWGLLRHLIDQPALDPRTLCGITFPNPVGLAAGLDKDGRHIDALGTLGFGFLEIGTVTPKPQPGNPKPRMFRLPQAQALINRMGFNNDGVDTCVKRVRNSAYWQNGGIVGLNIGKNASTPIEDAASDYVTAMEAVYEVASYITVNISSPNTQNLRALQGEDMLRSLLQSLHIAREALSDRFGVRKPLFLKIAPDLEQNDIKLIADLLVEFKIDAIIATNTTIARDAVQELEFGKEAGGLSGAPVRQVSTEVVRSLKEYLGDAIPIVGVGGIMTGKDAKEKLAAGASLVQIYSGLIYRGPKLISECAAALKGH, encoded by the coding sequence ATGATTGATAGCTACCCTCTTCTGCGTTCCTGGCTTTTTTCTTTAGATCCAGAGCAAGCCCACAACCTCACCATGAGCAATCTAGATCGTGCTGAGCGCTGGGGTTTATTGCGCCACTTGATCGATCAACCCGCCCTAGATCCACGAACATTGTGCGGCATTACTTTTCCAAATCCAGTGGGGCTTGCTGCTGGCCTCGATAAAGATGGTAGGCATATTGATGCGCTGGGGACCCTAGGCTTTGGCTTTTTAGAAATTGGTACTGTTACCCCAAAACCGCAACCCGGCAACCCAAAACCTCGGATGTTTCGTTTGCCACAAGCCCAGGCTCTCATTAATCGCATGGGCTTTAATAATGATGGTGTTGATACTTGCGTAAAGCGTGTACGCAATTCCGCTTATTGGCAGAATGGCGGTATTGTTGGTCTCAATATCGGCAAGAATGCGAGCACCCCCATCGAAGATGCTGCAAGCGATTACGTAACGGCCATGGAAGCAGTCTATGAGGTGGCCTCGTACATCACTGTCAATATCTCATCGCCTAATACCCAGAATTTACGCGCTCTCCAAGGTGAAGATATGCTGCGCTCTTTATTGCAATCGCTGCATATTGCGCGTGAAGCTTTGAGTGATCGATTCGGTGTACGTAAACCCCTCTTTTTAAAAATCGCACCAGACCTTGAGCAAAACGATATCAAACTCATTGCTGATCTCTTGGTGGAATTTAAGATTGATGCCATCATTGCTACCAATACAACGATTGCCCGAGATGCTGTCCAAGAGCTTGAATTCGGCAAAGAAGCTGGTGGCCTCTCTGGGGCGCCTGTGCGTCAGGTCTCTACCGAAGTAGTCAGAAGCCTAAAAGAGTATTTAGGCGATGCCATTCCGATTGTTGGCGTTGGCGGCATTATGACTGGTAAGGATGCCAAAGAAAAGCTTGCTGCTGGTGCCAGCCTAGTTCAAATTTATAGTGGCTTGATCTATCGTGGGCCTAAATTAATCTCTGAGTGCGCTGCTGCCCTAAAGGGCCATTAG
- the aat gene encoding leucyl/phenylalanyl-tRNA--protein transferase, with protein MSNINWLGSQDEFPNPIHHPDPDPSVPGLIAVSERIYPGQLARAYQMGIFPWYSDNQPVLWWSPNPRMVLKPDHFKCHDSLKKSIRHFLSDPRKEIWVDEDFSAVVRSCATANRKDQDGTWITHEIMDAYTKLHEEGHAHSIAIMEDGRLVGGLYCVSFGGMVFGESMFSHQTDASKIALAALAAWCEQNQVGMIDCQQETAHLNSLGAAPISRNEFLAHLQVALNQTNIEIPWKFDKQILGHWL; from the coding sequence ATGAGCAACATCAACTGGCTGGGTTCTCAGGATGAATTTCCCAATCCAATTCATCATCCAGATCCCGACCCGAGCGTTCCCGGTTTAATTGCAGTCAGTGAGCGAATATATCCAGGACAGTTAGCTCGCGCATATCAAATGGGAATCTTTCCCTGGTACTCCGATAATCAACCAGTGTTGTGGTGGTCACCCAATCCCCGGATGGTATTAAAGCCCGATCACTTTAAATGCCATGACTCGTTGAAAAAATCCATTCGTCATTTTTTATCTGACCCTCGTAAAGAAATCTGGGTTGATGAAGACTTTAGTGCTGTGGTCCGCTCCTGTGCAACTGCGAACCGCAAGGATCAGGATGGCACTTGGATTACCCATGAAATCATGGATGCTTACACCAAGCTTCATGAAGAGGGTCATGCTCATAGTATTGCCATCATGGAAGATGGTCGCTTGGTAGGCGGTCTCTATTGCGTCTCATTTGGCGGGATGGTTTTTGGTGAATCGATGTTTAGCCATCAAACGGATGCCTCAAAAATTGCTTTAGCTGCTCTTGCTGCCTGGTGCGAGCAAAATCAAGTGGGGATGATCGATTGTCAGCAAGAGACCGCTCACCTTAATTCTTTAGGGGCTGCACCAATTTCTCGCAATGAATTTTTAGCGCATCTGCAAGTTGCTTTAAATCAAACTAATATAGAGATTCCTTGGAAATTTGATAAACAGATTCTTGGTCACTGGTTATGA
- a CDS encoding arginyltransferase: protein MTQLKELPLTELQFYATAPYPCSYLPGKTARSQVATPSHLIHADLYGELVNAGFRRSGLYTYRPYCDECNACTATRIPVKHFSPNRSQKRSWKKHVGLDILVLNLGYQEEHYQLYQRYQHERHAGGDVDQDDQDQYMQFLLQSRVNSRIVEFRDGPHDSHPGRLRMVSMIDILDQGISSVYTFFDTSNGSASYGSFSILWQIQQALELDLPYLYLGYYIEQSEKMSYKAKFQPIEGLIDDHWQPIIGP from the coding sequence ATGACTCAACTAAAAGAGCTTCCTCTTACTGAATTGCAGTTTTATGCAACTGCACCCTATCCCTGTAGCTATCTACCAGGAAAGACTGCACGCTCGCAAGTCGCAACTCCCTCCCATTTAATACACGCTGATTTGTATGGTGAGCTAGTCAATGCGGGATTTCGTCGCAGTGGTTTATACACTTATCGACCTTATTGCGATGAATGCAATGCCTGTACTGCCACGCGCATTCCAGTGAAGCATTTCTCACCTAACCGTAGTCAAAAACGCAGCTGGAAAAAACATGTGGGACTGGATATTCTCGTTCTCAATCTAGGCTATCAAGAAGAACACTATCAACTCTATCAACGTTATCAACATGAACGTCATGCTGGTGGGGATGTAGATCAAGACGATCAAGATCAGTACATGCAGTTTTTATTGCAAAGCCGTGTTAACTCCAGAATTGTTGAGTTTCGGGATGGCCCACATGATTCACACCCAGGGCGTCTGCGCATGGTCAGTATGATCGATATCTTAGATCAAGGAATCTCTTCGGTTTATACCTTCTTTGATACCAGCAATGGCTCTGCAAGCTACGGAAGCTTCAGCATCTTGTGGCAAATTCAGCAGGCTCTGGAGTTAGACCTTCCTTATCTCTACCTTGGTTACTACATTGAGCAAAGCGAAAAAATGTCCTATAAGGCGAAGTTTCAGCCTATCGAGGGCTTGATCGACGATCACTGGCAGCCCATCATTGGGCCATAA